A genomic segment from Vicinamibacterales bacterium encodes:
- a CDS encoding TonB-dependent receptor produces the protein MFTRALVLLAILAFPTSAFALKGRVVDQQGQPVANATVSILGRPGEAITDADGRFEWQPDPPTPFEVLIIDKAGNYARPVMIERLEAGQELTVTIQPLLSESVTVSGSAPSIEATPGAATTSISGRDVTARQPTNLMQAIENVAGVNQVSEGQAAVPAIRGLARGRTLILIDGARVSSERRVGAGATFLDPSLIEGVDVARGPGSVAYGSDAFGGVISVRTRRVAPGSPWAAQFSGTLGAGVPERRGSVEISKGLAEGGLLIAAHSRQADDWHGPAATVFNSGFADHGVMVRAEHKAGAGVFSAGWQSDFGRDIERPRNNSRTVRFFYPTEDSHRFTTGYEAREAAGFQRLGVTGFMGSYAQVTDQDRFATATNGRVIERAEVSAKDFQVRGFGERLIGKSRLEVGLDVNGRVGLHAVDDLITHDLAGTVVSTRPNVSVDSAGRTDTGAYVSIDSAVAARLVLGAGARADYVTTRNEGGYFGDRSTGNGAFSGFASATLGSFKGFSLTGQIARGFRDPVLSDRYYRGPTGRGFITGNPDLDPETSIQGDVALRYLAPRFRVAAFYYEYRIHDLIERYSTATDFFFFRNRGTARIRGFEIEGQADLGAGVTLELATQVAEGRALDDHAYLDDISPVNLSAVLRKQFGERGFGQVRAAYFSDDDHFGPTERAVPGYTLIDAAGGVKVAKPLELRIQARNLLNQEYYASQDVRTVFAPGRSASLVATVKF, from the coding sequence ATGTTCACTCGCGCTCTTGTTCTTCTCGCCATCCTGGCCTTTCCAACCTCAGCGTTCGCCCTCAAGGGCCGCGTCGTCGATCAACAGGGCCAGCCGGTGGCCAACGCCACGGTGTCGATCCTGGGCCGTCCCGGCGAGGCCATCACCGACGCCGACGGCCGCTTCGAGTGGCAGCCCGATCCGCCGACGCCGTTTGAAGTGCTGATCATCGACAAGGCCGGCAACTACGCGCGGCCGGTGATGATCGAGCGGCTCGAGGCCGGACAGGAACTCACGGTCACGATCCAACCGCTGCTGAGCGAGTCGGTGACGGTGTCCGGATCGGCGCCGAGCATCGAGGCCACCCCCGGTGCGGCGACCACGAGCATCAGCGGGCGCGATGTGACGGCGCGCCAGCCCACCAACCTGATGCAGGCGATCGAGAACGTCGCCGGCGTCAACCAGGTCTCTGAAGGCCAGGCCGCCGTCCCGGCGATTCGCGGACTGGCGCGCGGCCGCACGCTGATCCTGATCGACGGCGCCCGCGTCAGCTCGGAGCGCCGCGTCGGCGCCGGCGCGACGTTCCTGGATCCCTCGCTGATCGAAGGCGTGGATGTGGCGCGCGGACCCGGGTCGGTGGCGTACGGGTCCGACGCGTTCGGCGGCGTGATCTCGGTGCGCACGCGACGCGTCGCGCCCGGCTCGCCGTGGGCCGCGCAGTTCTCGGGGACCCTCGGCGCCGGCGTGCCTGAGCGCCGCGGCTCGGTCGAGATTTCCAAGGGCCTGGCCGAGGGCGGGTTGCTGATTGCGGCGCACTCGCGGCAGGCCGACGATTGGCACGGTCCGGCGGCGACGGTCTTCAACTCCGGATTCGCGGACCACGGCGTCATGGTCCGCGCCGAGCACAAGGCCGGCGCCGGCGTCTTCAGCGCCGGCTGGCAAAGCGACTTCGGCCGCGACATCGAGCGCCCGCGCAACAACTCCCGGACCGTGCGCTTCTTCTATCCGACCGAAGACTCGCATCGCTTCACGACCGGCTACGAAGCGCGCGAGGCCGCCGGCTTCCAGCGGCTCGGCGTCACCGGCTTCATGGGCAGCTACGCGCAGGTCACCGACCAGGACCGGTTCGCGACCGCCACGAACGGTCGCGTCATCGAGCGGGCCGAGGTGTCGGCCAAGGATTTCCAGGTGCGCGGGTTTGGCGAACGCCTGATTGGCAAGTCGCGCCTCGAGGTGGGCCTTGATGTGAACGGCCGCGTCGGCCTGCACGCGGTCGATGACCTGATCACCCATGACCTGGCGGGAACCGTCGTCAGCACGCGTCCCAACGTCTCGGTGGATTCCGCCGGCCGCACCGACACCGGCGCGTATGTGTCGATCGACTCGGCCGTGGCGGCCAGGCTGGTGCTGGGCGCCGGCGCTCGCGCCGACTACGTCACCACCCGGAATGAAGGCGGCTACTTCGGCGATCGGTCCACCGGGAACGGCGCCTTCTCGGGTTTCGCCTCGGCCACCCTCGGCAGCTTCAAGGGCTTCAGCCTGACCGGCCAGATCGCGCGGGGCTTCCGCGATCCGGTGCTGTCGGATCGCTACTATCGCGGACCGACGGGACGCGGCTTCATCACCGGCAATCCCGACCTCGACCCGGAGACGAGCATCCAGGGCGACGTCGCGCTGCGCTACCTGGCGCCGCGCTTCCGAGTGGCCGCCTTCTACTACGAGTACCGCATCCACGACCTGATTGAGCGCTACTCGACGGCCACCGATTTCTTCTTCTTCCGCAACCGCGGCACGGCGCGCATTCGCGGCTTCGAGATCGAAGGCCAGGCCGACCTCGGCGCCGGCGTGACACTGGAGCTGGCGACACAGGTGGCCGAAGGCCGCGCGCTCGACGACCACGCCTACCTCGATGACATCTCGCCGGTGAACCTGTCGGCTGTGCTGCGCAAGCAGTTCGGCGAGCGGGGGTTTGGCCAGGTGCGGGCGGCTTACTTCTCGGACGATGATCACTTTGGACCGACGGAGAGGGCGGTGCCCGGCTACACGCTGATCGACGCCGCCGGCGGCGTGAAAGTGGCGAAGCCGCTCGAGTTGCGCATCCAGGCGCGCAACCTCCTCAACCAGGAGTATTACGCGAGCCAGGACGTGCGCACGGTGTTCGCGCCCGGCCGCTCGGCGTCGCTGGTCGCCACGGTGAAGTTCTGA
- a CDS encoding 6-carboxytetrahydropterin synthase: MEKIIVTTKFHTGHRQLGYPGKCKWVHGHTWQGKVMVSAEEFPRDDLDMSIDFGDLKNVMRFMDHKMLVTEQDATFLDSELFEPEGVVMLKGKGPSVENVAHYVFDGVTDLIRKQYPGRGVRYTIEVTIQETENNIFMVEKTVTI, translated from the coding sequence ATGGAAAAAATCATCGTCACCACCAAGTTCCACACCGGCCACCGCCAGCTTGGCTACCCGGGCAAGTGCAAGTGGGTGCACGGGCATACCTGGCAGGGGAAGGTGATGGTCTCGGCCGAGGAGTTCCCGCGCGACGACCTCGACATGTCGATCGACTTCGGCGACCTCAAGAACGTGATGCGCTTCATGGACCACAAGATGCTGGTCACCGAACAGGACGCGACCTTCCTGGACTCCGAGCTGTTCGAGCCCGAGGGCGTCGTGATGCTGAAGGGTAAGGGCCCGAGCGTGGAGAACGTCGCCCACTACGTGTTCGACGGCGTCACCGACCTGATCCGGAAGCAGTACCCAGGCCGGGGCGTGCGCTACACGATTGAAGTGACCATCCAGGAGACCGAGAACAACATCTTCATGGTCGAAAAGACCGTCACGATCTGA